GCGTCAGCAGTAATCAATCTATCGGGGCAATCATTTGATTAAAATCCAATGCTCGTTAACAACAAAGGACGAATATAAGAATATAGACTGAAAGAacaagataaaaaataaataaaataaagaaagaaaaaattacatacaaacaacaagagccGTCTCCGGCAAAGTTTTTGCGCAATACCCACATAAGTATTGAGCTGGCGGACAAAACTGGAGAAGTTGTTGTGCTTGAAGTTCCGGGGCAGAACGGCCCTCGCAAACTCGACGGGATCCCACACCACGAAGCTCCTCCCAGTGGAACCCCACGAGATGAGCGGATCCAGGGAGGGATCGTCCACAAGCTCATAGGTCTTGGAGAGGAAGGGCGGGATCGGCGCGCTCTGGAGAGCCTCCAGGGGCCGAGGCGCAGCAACCCCGGACGATGACGACGAGGAGGATAAAAGCTTTTCCGCAACCGGTGGCGGAGGCTGGGGGGATAAGTCCAAGATTTCCCCGAATGGCTCGATCTTGGGCTCCAGAGGCGAAGAAGCGCGGGGTTTGGAAGCAGAGGGTGCTCCAAATTCCATGAAGGGAGACgacgacgaggaggaggaggaggaggaggaagaggaagaagaaaggggaaaACCCGATCCTCCCAAGAAGGTTTGGAGATTCAACAGAAGGAGAGAGAGCGAGATTTGGTCGGCCCAGGAGGAAGGTTGGGGCCTGGGGAGGGGAGGAAATAAACTTTATAAGGAAGAAGGTGGGACGAGTAACCGCCTCAGAGAAGGCGGGGATTAGATGATGATCGGGAAAGCTGTATTTGGGGAGGAAGCTACCGACGCTTCTTTGAAGCGTGAGGATATGTGGGGCTTGGGGTTTTTTTTTCCGACGCTAGTGAATAGCATCGCCAAAAAAGGGTCGGCTTTTCCCACATTTTCTATAGTGAACTAATAAATGGCATAAGTACCTAATCTGGGAAAAACATCAAACTAG
This Phoenix dactylifera cultivar Barhee BC4 unplaced genomic scaffold, palm_55x_up_171113_PBpolish2nd_filt_p 000241F, whole genome shotgun sequence DNA region includes the following protein-coding sequences:
- the LOC120105251 gene encoding heat stress transcription factor A-4b-like isoform X1; translation: MEFGAPSASKPRASSPLEPKIEPFGEILDLSPQPPPPVAEKLLSSSSSSSGVAAPRPLEALQSAPIPPFLSKTYELVDDPSLDPLISWGSTGRSFVVWDPVEFARAVLPRNFKHNNFSSFVRQLNTYVGIAQKLCRRRLLLFIDLCQARGRIEQHDSAENIFHAVLESAGNLFDGENNYEALVEELGNNVEFSKEYMEMLRRNIRQRLETESRPES
- the LOC120105251 gene encoding heat stress transcription factor A-3-like isoform X2 is translated as MEFGAPSASKPRASSPLEPKIEPFGEILDLSPQPPPPVAEKLLSSSSSSSGVAAPRPLEALQSAPIPPFLSKTYELVDDPSLDPLISWGSTGRSFVVWDPVEFARAVLPRNFKHNNFSSFVRQLNTYIDLCQARGRIEQHDSAENIFHAVLESAGNLFDGENNYEALVEELGNNVEFSKEYMEMLRRNIRQRLETESRPES